In one window of Hominilimicola fabiformis DNA:
- a CDS encoding diaminopimelate dehydrogenase: MAIKIGILGYGNLGRGIECAIKQNDDVELAGVFTRRDPSTVKIMTEGVKVYSVDDAPKMKDEIDVMILCGGSATDLPKQTPEYVKYFNVIDSFDTHAKIPEHFAAVDAAAKANGNVGIISVGWDPGMFSLNRLYANAILSDGKDYTFWGKGVSQGHSDAIRRIDGVKDAKQYTVPVDSALKAVRNGENPELTTRQKHTRECYVVAEEGADKARIENEIKTMPNYFSDYDTTVNFISEEELKANHSGIPHGGFVIRCGKTGWNGENSHIIEYSLKLDSNPEFTSSVLIAYARAAYRMSKEGQSGCKTVFDVAPAYLSKLSGEELRKNLL; encoded by the coding sequence ATGGCAATTAAAATAGGTATATTGGGATACGGCAATCTTGGCCGCGGTATTGAATGTGCAATCAAGCAAAACGATGATGTTGAGCTTGCTGGTGTATTCACAAGACGTGATCCGTCAACTGTTAAGATTATGACAGAGGGCGTTAAGGTTTATTCAGTTGATGACGCTCCTAAGATGAAGGACGAAATCGATGTTATGATTCTTTGCGGCGGAAGTGCGACAGACCTTCCGAAACAAACACCGGAATATGTTAAGTATTTCAATGTTATAGACAGTTTTGATACACACGCAAAAATTCCTGAACATTTTGCGGCAGTTGACGCAGCTGCAAAGGCTAACGGCAACGTTGGTATAATTTCAGTAGGTTGGGACCCGGGTATGTTCTCACTTAACCGTCTTTATGCAAATGCTATACTTTCAGACGGTAAGGACTATACTTTCTGGGGCAAAGGCGTGAGCCAAGGTCACTCAGACGCTATCAGAAGAATTGACGGAGTTAAGGACGCAAAGCAATATACAGTTCCTGTTGACTCTGCACTTAAGGCAGTAAGAAACGGTGAAAACCCTGAACTTACAACTCGTCAAAAGCATACGCGTGAATGTTATGTTGTAGCGGAAGAAGGCGCAGATAAGGCTCGTATAGAAAATGAAATTAAGACAATGCCTAACTATTTCTCAGATTATGATACAACTGTAAACTTCATTTCAGAAGAAGAATTAAAGGCTAACCACAGCGGTATTCCTCACGGTGGATTTGTTATCAGATGTGGTAAGACAGGTTGGAACGGTGAAAATAGTCACATTATTGAATACAGCCTAAAGCTTGATTCAAACCCTGAATTTACTTCATCAGTGCTTATTGCATATGCAAGAGCCGCATATCGTATGAGCAAAGAGGGACAAAGCGGTTGTAAGACTGTATTTGACGTTGCACCGGCTTACCTTAGCAAGCTAAGCGGAGAAGAACTTCGCAAGAATCTTCTATAA
- a CDS encoding DNA topoisomerase, translating into MILVIAEKPSLGRDIADALPGQVTERNNRFIRKGDYAVTWVFGHMLSLKEPEDYDMKYKKWSLDDLPIYFDSWELKMGEDSKSNRNYETKAQRVGLIGELLEESESVIHAGDPDEEGQLLIDEILRWFDYKKPVKRLNTGDTTRGGLVKALSHMTDNDDSLNEGWSAYARSVADLMIGVNMSRFFTCSNSGVLLAVGRVQTPTLGLVVKRDMQIEGHIKTVYYDIFADVNVETADGNKTVTAKYTKKKQKGAENKQITELDESEKIKNDLINKRFDNIKIEKKVVNEDPPLPFNLVKLQSYCSSHFGYNPADVMDITQSLRETHTAITYNRSDCQYLSEEHFKEASKTLAQVVQNIKFKPSELDPTIHSKCFNDKNITAHFAIIPTNNKVDLNKLTEHEKNVYLAVCKYYMAQFLPKAVKEKTKMTIELDCEYTLVAYSTVVLKKGYTAIFKDIKAEEVTELSTIADGMYSGTAIDARLEEKETKPPSRYTKATLNEDMTRIAKYVTDPEVKKMLLEKDKDKKGENGSIGTSATRSTIIDSLITKGYVAEDGKRLISTELGRELYRILPDEIKKADMTAKWWAIQEDIRSGDKTYKSLTDNVLDTIKTVISNSYPAVNQAVMTKAVTEKYHEVIGTCPLCGGNVIEGTRGFGCSNWREPMNCKFTVWKNQTKGMFSNVTITLPMAKKLLAGKSVRMKKLLKNDGTTFDADVELKVDKESQYPVQFVFAPPKPLGKCPKCNGDVVESMKAFSCNNNCGFIIWKKSDRGLFKKTTITQTMVKKWLAGDKVRCNKLMGKNDTEFKADVTMKYNPDSVYNAPDFTLEFVNDEKKDVSQ; encoded by the coding sequence ATGATTTTAGTAATAGCCGAGAAACCGTCATTGGGCAGAGATATTGCGGACGCACTGCCGGGACAGGTTACAGAGAGAAATAACAGATTTATACGAAAAGGCGACTATGCGGTCACATGGGTATTCGGTCATATGCTGAGTCTGAAAGAACCGGAAGACTATGATATGAAATATAAAAAGTGGTCGCTTGACGATTTACCGATATATTTCGACAGTTGGGAACTCAAAATGGGTGAGGACAGTAAATCAAACAGAAATTACGAAACCAAAGCACAGCGTGTCGGACTTATAGGCGAGTTGCTCGAAGAATCGGAATCTGTTATACATGCAGGCGATCCCGACGAAGAAGGACAGCTTTTAATTGATGAAATTCTTAGGTGGTTTGATTATAAAAAGCCTGTTAAAAGACTTAATACCGGTGATACGACACGCGGAGGTCTTGTAAAGGCACTGTCACATATGACGGATAACGATGACAGCTTGAATGAGGGGTGGTCGGCATATGCGAGAAGTGTCGCAGACCTTATGATCGGCGTCAATATGAGCCGCTTTTTCACATGCTCAAATTCGGGTGTTTTGCTTGCGGTCGGTCGTGTTCAGACACCGACTTTGGGACTTGTCGTAAAACGTGATATGCAGATTGAGGGACATATAAAGACTGTATATTATGATATTTTTGCCGATGTAAATGTTGAAACGGCTGACGGAAATAAAACCGTTACCGCAAAATATACAAAGAAGAAACAAAAGGGTGCTGAAAATAAGCAAATAACTGAGCTTGACGAGTCGGAAAAGATAAAAAATGACCTTATAAACAAACGGTTTGACAATATTAAAATCGAAAAGAAAGTCGTAAATGAAGACCCGCCGTTGCCGTTTAACCTTGTAAAATTGCAAAGTTATTGCAGCAGCCACTTTGGGTATAACCCTGCAGATGTTATGGATATTACGCAGTCACTTCGTGAAACGCATACGGCGATAACGTATAACCGTTCGGATTGTCAGTATCTGTCGGAGGAACATTTTAAAGAGGCGTCTAAAACGTTGGCACAAGTTGTGCAGAATATTAAATTCAAGCCGAGTGAACTTGACCCGACAATTCATTCAAAGTGTTTTAATGATAAAAATATCACCGCACATTTTGCGATTATTCCGACAAATAACAAGGTTGATTTGAACAAGCTTACAGAACACGAGAAAAATGTATATCTTGCGGTGTGTAAATATTATATGGCACAATTTTTGCCTAAGGCTGTTAAAGAAAAAACAAAAATGACGATTGAACTTGACTGTGAATATACGTTGGTGGCATATTCGACAGTCGTTTTGAAAAAAGGATATACGGCGATATTCAAGGATATAAAAGCCGAAGAAGTTACGGAACTTAGCACTATTGCGGACGGTATGTATTCAGGGACTGCGATTGACGCGCGGCTTGAGGAAAAAGAAACAAAGCCGCCGTCACGATACACAAAGGCGACCTTGAATGAAGATATGACAAGGATTGCGAAGTATGTAACTGATCCCGAGGTCAAGAAAATGCTTTTGGAAAAGGATAAGGATAAAAAAGGCGAAAACGGCTCAATCGGAACTTCCGCAACGCGAAGTACGATTATCGACAGCCTTATAACAAAAGGCTATGTTGCCGAAGACGGAAAACGGCTTATTTCAACGGAGCTTGGACGTGAACTGTACCGCATATTGCCCGATGAAATCAAGAAAGCTGATATGACGGCAAAATGGTGGGCGATACAAGAAGATATTCGTTCCGGCGATAAGACGTATAAATCGCTTACCGACAATGTGCTTGATACGATAAAAACGGTAATTTCCAATTCATATCCTGCGGTAAATCAAGCCGTTATGACAAAGGCGGTAACGGAAAAATATCACGAAGTAATCGGAACTTGTCCGCTTTGCGGCGGTAACGTTATAGAGGGAACAAGGGGATTTGGGTGCAGTAATTGGCGTGAGCCGATGAACTGTAAATTCACTGTTTGGAAAAATCAAACAAAAGGTATGTTCTCAAATGTCACAATAACTTTGCCTATGGCTAAAAAATTGCTTGCGGGTAAAAGTGTCAGAATGAAAAAACTGTTGAAGAACGACGGCACGACATTTGACGCTGATGTTGAATTGAAAGTAGATAAAGAATCGCAATATCCCGTACAATTTGTTTTTGCACCGCCGAAACCGCTCGGAAAATGTCCGAAGTGTAACGGTGACGTTGTGGAAAGTATGAAAGCCTTTTCGTGCAATAATAACTGCGGATTTATTATATGGAAGAAATCCGATAGGGGATTATTTAAGAAAACAACGATAACTCAAACAATGGTCAAAAAATGGCTTGCGGGTGACAAGGTGCGATGTAATAAGCTTATGGGTAAAAACGATACGGAATTTAAAGCGGACGTAACTATGAAATATAACCCCGACAGCGTGTATAACGCACCCGATTTTACATTGGAATTTGTGAATGACGAGAAAAAAGACGTATCTCAATAA
- the mgrA gene encoding L-glyceraldehyde 3-phosphate reductase, whose translation MYIANKERYETMKYNRCGKSGLLLPAFSLGLWHNFGSNDSYDNMVDLLTTAFDLGITHFDLANNYGPYPGSAEENFGKVLKHELSPYRDELIISTKAGYGMWDGPYGDHGSRKYLIASLDQSLKRMGLEYVDIFYHHRPDPDTPMEETASALDHIVRSGKALYVGISNYNAEQTKQMAEIMKSLGTPLVIHQPRYNMFERWIENGLQDVLKDEGIGSISFCPLAQGLLTNKYINGIPADSRAAKSSPFLTKEGITADKIEKIVKLNKIAENRGQSLAQMACAWNLRGGKLTSVLLGASKASQIIENVNSLNNLDFTQDELNAIEDALK comes from the coding sequence ATGTATATTGCAAACAAAGAAAGATATGAAACAATGAAATATAACCGTTGCGGAAAGAGCGGTCTGTTACTTCCTGCTTTTTCGCTTGGTTTATGGCACAACTTCGGCAGTAACGACAGTTACGACAATATGGTTGATTTGCTTACAACAGCTTTCGACCTTGGCATTACTCACTTCGACCTTGCAAACAATTACGGTCCGTATCCGGGCAGTGCCGAAGAAAATTTCGGTAAGGTTTTGAAACACGAACTTTCGCCGTATCGTGATGAATTAATCATCTCAACCAAAGCAGGCTACGGTATGTGGGACGGACCTTACGGCGACCACGGTTCAAGAAAATACCTTATCGCAAGTCTTGACCAAAGTTTGAAACGTATGGGACTTGAATATGTCGATATTTTCTATCATCACCGTCCCGATCCTGACACTCCTATGGAAGAAACAGCGTCGGCACTTGACCATATCGTAAGAAGCGGTAAGGCGCTTTATGTAGGTATTTCAAACTACAACGCAGAACAGACAAAGCAAATGGCTGAAATTATGAAGTCACTTGGCACTCCGCTTGTTATTCATCAACCGCGTTACAATATGTTTGAACGCTGGATTGAAAACGGCTTGCAGGACGTTCTAAAAGACGAGGGTATAGGTTCAATCTCATTCTGTCCGCTTGCACAGGGACTTCTTACAAACAAATACATAAACGGTATTCCTGCCGACTCAAGAGCCGCAAAGAGTTCACCGTTCCTTACAAAAGAGGGCATTACAGCCGATAAAATCGAAAAGATTGTCAAGCTGAATAAGATTGCCGAAAACAGAGGTCAGTCACTTGCTCAAATGGCTTGTGCATGGAACTTGAGAGGCGGCAAACTTACAAGTGTTCTTCTTGGTGCGTCAAAAGCTTCTCAGATTATCGAGAATGTCAACTCACTAAATAATCTTGACTTCACGCAAGACGAACTTAACGCAATCGAAGACGCATTGAAATAA
- a CDS encoding LacI family DNA-binding transcriptional regulator, whose product MQKVTIKDVAKLAKVSPSTVSRVLSGSPSISDDTCKRVKNAVKELHYTPNTTARSLRCEKSKSIGVVFPDISGEFYATCASAILKYARMSDYTVLFTESGHNLKAEKDSIKALLERRIDGIIFIGDNSDIPLIQSIAAQSIPIVTGDRKVGNIPSVTFNNRETVQEMVDSLYKSGCRKFMYVGETPTGQSNLLNRYNGYTDALKKYSDTTSVIFLEESLHGDKLKTARRLFTKKIITSLPDVIITSNDLIAQGIISAAHENGINIPNDMQITGFDDLISSAYFIPSVTTVSQNIDELAKRCFSMLMDLINKKSAVSSIIEQNIISRSSAKINI is encoded by the coding sequence TTGCAAAAAGTAACAATAAAAGATGTGGCGAAACTCGCAAAAGTATCGCCTTCAACCGTTTCACGCGTACTTTCAGGTAGTCCTTCAATTTCGGACGATACTTGCAAACGCGTAAAAAACGCCGTAAAAGAACTGCATTACACACCCAACACAACTGCAAGAAGTCTGCGTTGTGAAAAAAGCAAAAGTATAGGCGTTGTATTCCCCGACATTTCAGGCGAATTTTACGCAACGTGTGCGTCAGCGATACTCAAATACGCTCGTATGTCTGACTATACCGTACTTTTTACCGAAAGCGGACACAATTTAAAAGCAGAGAAGGACAGTATAAAAGCACTTTTGGAGCGACGTATTGACGGTATTATTTTTATCGGTGACAATTCCGACATTCCGCTTATTCAAAGCATCGCCGCACAATCTATTCCTATAGTTACAGGCGACCGAAAAGTCGGCAATATTCCGTCTGTTACTTTCAACAACAGGGAAACCGTTCAAGAAATGGTTGATTCACTTTATAAATCTGGTTGCAGAAAATTTATGTATGTCGGTGAAACTCCGACCGGTCAAAGCAATCTTTTGAACAGATACAACGGATATACCGATGCATTAAAAAAATACAGCGACACAACTTCGGTGATATTTTTAGAAGAAAGCCTGCACGGTGACAAACTGAAAACCGCAAGAAGACTGTTCACAAAGAAAATTATAACCTCACTCCCCGATGTAATTATTACGTCCAACGATTTAATTGCACAGGGAATTATAAGTGCCGCACACGAAAACGGAATTAACATTCCAAACGATATGCAAATCACAGGTTTTGACGATTTGATTTCATCTGCGTACTTTATCCCATCGGTCACTACAGTAAGTCAAAACATCGACGAATTGGCAAAGCGTTGTTTTTCAATGCTGATGGATTTAATTAATAAAAAAAGTGCTGTTTCTTCGATAATCGAACAAAACATTATTTCAAGAAGCTCCGCAAAAATCAACATATAA
- a CDS encoding class I adenylate-forming enzyme family protein: MKGKKIMQKETKKERFDRISEARKIKILDGIRLLENCSNKSNYEYTNDEIENIFADIEKALHSAKAKFTADTKQQRIDMFKSEFEREYTWLNGFMRNVYRFADKEAMISPETKTAWTYSELNSEANRFSNAILEAGIIKGGVVMFQLLNCPEFAFAYIACHKTGTVSCPINFRLSAGEIAITIEDSRPTVFIYESINKDAVEQALKLSKFTPKVIIMVDEEGVAPIPGTVKYSDFVKNASAENPNLNWKLSIYDETTRLYTSGTTGRPKGVCITSINEVLSAHDVMIHFPFSSEDKSMNTTPWFHRGGLHSGGLTPTFYAGGCVTIMRKFDAALTLKYVEDYKLSFIIGVPAVLERLTEAQERNGRDLSTLHGIVTMGSPLERAACMRYQRVLTPRIFNGYGTTETFWNTFLRPNDLPEMAGTAGRACTDDDVRVVKVFEDRRAEPHEIVAKDNCEVGEVIIRSHAKSAYFYYNNEGETERKFHNGYLYTNDLGTWDENHFITIAGRKDDMIISQGENIYPTQIEEVLNSHPKVADSIVTAVPDKAHGEIVTAYVVKADESLTVDELEEFCKNSPMISNYKRPRYYRFTATIPTNVTGKKLHYKIKEMAKNDLINGLLIRA; the protein is encoded by the coding sequence ATGAAAGGAAAGAAAATAATGCAAAAGGAAACTAAGAAAGAAAGATTTGACAGAATTTCAGAGGCAAGAAAAATTAAAATACTTGACGGAATTCGCCTGCTTGAAAACTGCTCAAACAAATCAAATTACGAATACACAAATGATGAAATAGAAAACATATTTGCAGACATTGAAAAAGCCTTACATTCGGCAAAAGCAAAATTTACGGCAGATACAAAGCAACAACGTATAGATATGTTTAAATCTGAGTTTGAAAGAGAATATACGTGGCTTAACGGATTTATGAGAAATGTTTACAGATTTGCAGATAAAGAGGCTATGATTTCTCCCGAAACAAAGACTGCTTGGACATATTCTGAACTTAATTCAGAAGCAAACCGTTTTTCAAATGCGATTTTGGAAGCAGGAATAATAAAAGGCGGAGTAGTGATGTTCCAACTTTTGAATTGCCCGGAATTTGCGTTTGCATATATCGCTTGTCATAAAACAGGTACAGTAAGTTGTCCGATAAATTTCAGATTGTCAGCCGGTGAAATTGCAATAACTATTGAGGACAGCAGACCGACAGTATTTATATATGAATCAATCAACAAAGATGCTGTTGAACAGGCACTGAAACTTTCAAAATTCACACCGAAAGTGATAATTATGGTGGACGAAGAAGGAGTGGCTCCTATACCTGGTACGGTAAAATATTCGGATTTTGTGAAGAATGCGTCGGCAGAAAATCCGAATTTGAATTGGAAACTTTCTATATATGATGAAACGACAAGACTTTATACATCGGGAACAACAGGCAGACCAAAAGGTGTTTGCATAACAAGTATTAACGAAGTGCTTTCGGCGCACGATGTTATGATACATTTCCCGTTCTCGTCAGAGGATAAGTCTATGAATACAACACCTTGGTTCCACAGAGGCGGTTTGCATTCGGGCGGTCTTACACCGACATTTTATGCGGGTGGCTGTGTTACGATAATGCGTAAATTTGACGCGGCTTTGACGCTTAAATATGTGGAAGATTATAAGCTTTCGTTCATAATCGGTGTACCGGCTGTTTTGGAACGTCTTACGGAGGCTCAGGAGAGAAACGGCAGAGATTTGAGTACACTTCACGGTATCGTTACAATGGGTTCGCCGCTTGAACGTGCGGCTTGTATGCGTTATCAGAGAGTGCTTACACCGAGAATATTCAATGGCTACGGAACAACCGAAACTTTCTGGAATACATTTCTTAGACCGAATGATTTACCTGAAATGGCGGGTACAGCGGGCAGAGCTTGTACTGATGATGACGTGCGAGTAGTAAAGGTATTTGAGGACAGACGTGCCGAACCTCACGAAATTGTTGCTAAAGATAATTGTGAAGTGGGTGAAGTGATTATCCGCTCACACGCAAAATCAGCGTATTTCTACTATAATAATGAGGGTGAAACAGAGCGTAAATTCCATAACGGATATTTGTACACAAACGACCTCGGTACTTGGGATGAAAATCATTTTATTACTATTGCCGGAAGAAAAGACGATATGATTATTTCGCAAGGTGAAAATATTTATCCTACGCAGATTGAAGAAGTGCTTAATTCACATCCGAAAGTTGCGGACAGTATCGTTACCGCCGTTCCGGATAAAGCACACGGCGAAATTGTTACGGCATATGTCGTAAAAGCAGATGAATCGCTTACTGTTGACGAACTTGAAGAATTTTGTAAAAACAGTCCTATGATTTCAAACTATAAACGTCCGAGATATTATAGATTTACAGCGACTATACCGACAAACGTTACTGGTAAGAAACTTCATTATAAAATTAAGGAAATGGCAAAGAATGATCTTATAAACGGACTTTTAATTCGTGCATAA
- a CDS encoding DUF6514 family protein: MYTILQEEKNIEGVVKTTYGIKCEEMAVNDVSPNKKEVTELIDRLNKYELSPCHLQDVIEDFI, translated from the coding sequence ATGTATACAATTTTGCAAGAAGAAAAGAATATTGAGGGAGTGGTAAAGACTACATACGGCATCAAATGTGAGGAAATGGCTGTTAATGACGTGTCACCAAATAAAAAAGAGGTGACAGAATTAATCGACAGACTGAACAAATACGAATTGTCACCCTGTCATCTGCAAGATGTAATTGAAGATTTTATCTAA
- a CDS encoding RNA polymerase sigma factor — translation MMDTTIIYNDYLSGDAKALERLMEIYGDKLTLYINGYIKNLHDSEDLLIEVFAYLISKRPNIKSSFESYIYKAARNHALMFLRKAKRHIILTEEEMNFCIENTFEDEVCIAERNKRIYDCMEYLPSAQKEALYLVYIEGMSYKEAAAVLRKSAKQIDKLLQLGKKKLRPLLETEGIKSAFND, via the coding sequence ATGATGGATACAACTATAATTTATAACGATTACCTTTCGGGCGATGCAAAGGCTCTTGAAAGGCTTATGGAGATTTACGGTGACAAGCTGACGCTGTATATAAACGGATATATAAAAAATCTTCACGATTCGGAGGACTTGTTGATAGAAGTTTTTGCATATCTGATCAGCAAACGGCCGAATATTAAAAGCAGTTTTGAAAGCTACATATATAAAGCGGCTCGAAATCATGCACTGATGTTTTTGAGGAAGGCAAAAAGACATATCATTCTTACAGAGGAGGAAATGAATTTTTGCATAGAAAATACATTTGAAGATGAAGTGTGTATTGCGGAGCGAAACAAGCGGATTTATGACTGTATGGAATATTTGCCGTCCGCTCAAAAAGAGGCTCTTTATCTTGTATACATTGAGGGAATGAGTTACAAAGAAGCCGCTGCTGTTTTAAGAAAGTCGGCAAAACAGATTGATAAGCTGTTGCAACTCGGCAAAAAGAAATTAAGACCTTTACTTGAAACGGAGGGAATAAAAAGTGCGTTCAACGACTGA
- a CDS encoding PrsW family glutamic-type intramembrane protease translates to MPYNIENIFICLAAPFLLAALGTNTGNRKNYIFIVLGFVCCIISAYLNTFFSVLYGAQETSAVLEISPVIEETVKLIPLLFGLIVFELQPQEGDNIIFNIAVGFATFENICYLLEHGTGNLFYLLVRGFSTGAMHITCAFIIGYGLRVFRRPAALKASGIFALLCIAITFHAMFNMLMKTNGLIKQFGYAVPIVSCLILFLLKYRFRKITDSK, encoded by the coding sequence ATGCCGTACAATATAGAAAATATATTTATATGCCTTGCGGCTCCGTTTTTGCTTGCCGCACTCGGTACAAATACCGGCAACAGAAAAAATTACATTTTTATAGTTCTCGGATTTGTCTGCTGTATTATATCCGCCTATTTGAATACATTTTTTTCGGTGCTTTACGGTGCACAGGAAACATCTGCTGTATTGGAAATATCACCAGTTATAGAGGAAACGGTAAAACTCATTCCTCTTTTGTTTGGTTTGATTGTTTTTGAACTCCAACCGCAGGAGGGGGATAATATTATTTTTAATATTGCAGTGGGATTTGCTACCTTTGAAAATATCTGTTACCTTTTGGAACACGGAACAGGTAATTTGTTTTATTTGTTAGTACGCGGCTTTTCGACCGGAGCTATGCACATTACATGTGCTTTTATAATCGGGTACGGACTTAGAGTATTCCGCCGACCCGCTGCGTTAAAGGCATCCGGCATTTTTGCACTGTTGTGCATCGCGATTACATTTCACGCAATGTTTAATATGCTTATGAAAACCAACGGTTTAATAAAGCAATTTGGATATGCGGTTCCGATTGTTTCTTGCCTTATTCTGTTTCTGCTGAAATACCGTTTCAGAAAAATAACTGATTCAAAATAA